The region aactgtACTAGTTATCTGAAACTTCGACGCGAAGCGtgacaaaaaattcttatatttTGAGCTACGCTTTTATCTGCCGTTTCTCACATTTcctggtgaaatttttctaactcAGCCTGAAGAGTGCACGAAATTTGCAGTAAAAAAACCCcgataaattcaaatatcGCAGAGCACAAGGTATTTTGCCGTGAATATAATCATGATGATTCTGAGCGTAAAACGAATCTGTTTTCTTTGAATTGCATATGCTCATTGTATACCGGCTAAAATTACTCGACCAGGAAATTGAGGCTCTACGGATAatcgaatattgaaaaaactcGACCCCCTAAAATGGAAAGAAGTAGAAATGAACCGGAAGTTTCCGGGagtaaaaaaaactaaaataaaaatactcaaCTCTGACATTGGACTAGCTGCAGAGTTATTGTGCTGTTAAGAAGGTTTGTGAGCCAAAAGTCGATATCTTTTATTAGATCCATTAAGAGATTTTTGTACgttgagtatttatcaaagTATTATATTTGAAAGCTGAGAAAGTCTGTTTAAAGACACAAGAGTAAAAGATAATCGAAGGATAAACAATAGCTTAGAATTCAATGTTTTCTACAAAATCCCGTTAAAACAGTCAATAATCAGGCGCATTTATTGGATTTCAATTTACGATCACTTATTTTATTCGAATGACTACTTTTCAAGTCAATGAAAcagatttttgtttctttccaATAGTCAATTGAATATTCCAATCGGTTCATCATAATCAATATCGATGAATCTGCAAAAAACAGTAGTTTGAATAGTATAAACCATTGTTGAGTGTAATCAAACGGATCTGCTAGATTTTTAAAGCACTTTGAAGAGATTTGaacgaagcatcgatatctaaGTTTCTGTTTATAATCCCATTACAGCTTCTTGATAAATAATAActtgataaatactcaatgtaTACTATCTCAAAATATAGAAGaccagaaaataaaaaggtcacaatattgaattttctgaGATTTGAAAATCTATTTGACAGAGTTTCAAAATGTAGAGTATCGAAAGTGAAGATGCAGGAAGGTTGAAGTATAGAAAGGCGAAGCATAAAAAGGTAAGACTGAACAGGAATTGGTGTAGCAAGTTAGAAATAAGAAACGTCAGGATTCTGAAGTTTCATATTTTGGTTTACTATGCTtagattttctacattttgaaGCTACACGAAATAGATTTTCGCGTCTGTCAAAATTCGATACTGCAACAATTTCATCTTCTGATCTCTCCACATTGCCACTCTCGCGTTAATTGGcaaaaagtatcaattttcatgCAACTGAAGTTCCGAGCGTTCATCTGAACCAACAAAGATACAGGCTTACGTACCAAGCATGTTTCTATGCATAAAATTCCCCACCACCTGGAACTTGAAGCacgaaaaattacaattagtCCCTTCAATCGGGTTGCAAttgtttgagaatttttctcaacaatgGAACAGGGTTGACGTCTCAAATCTTCGTTTAaacgaattttcgaaactgCAGACACATCAATTTCCATCCAACCAAACCTCCTCAATTTAGATACCGCGAAATTCCTGTCCTGCACGTGAAGACGAGGATCGACTAACAAGGAAGGTATTCCAAGTCGATCTTTCCGATTTGATTTTAATTGCAatttgttatagtagactaaaaaatAAGGTACACGTATTTTGTTTCATCTGCCACATTTGACACTTTAAGGGGGTAAAACCACCCTgcaaagtaaggcatgtcaagcggcgatttggcagtttcacccGGAAGAGGATAATATCCTTCAATCAATCCAactgcactgagaaaaatttcattttttatagcaactagaaaaattcagtaaaacaggtatcgttaaaaaaactgtttgaatattgttggaattaggaaaaacgaggtactcGTAACCCTTTTGCGccattgtcgatccttttttggtaactgcaacgcaaaatcagcttgttcggtttactctacgtttttagttaaataaggctttaacgtgaatttattgttgcacgagcattaaattttcgcaatagttacaagaaaatatagcaacagtgatcgtaatgagagagaatagtaacggataccagacttcccggtaacagctagaaaactaattttcattttctacctagaactatatttttcgattgcggtaaaaaatgaaaatagttaaggaccgaacggtaaccggaactaaaaatttctctcagtgtgggAAAGTTTTCTCATGACGAGAAAGGTAGAATGTAATTTTCtctctcaaaaaaaaaaaaatgctgaatCGCCTCTTGACGTGCCTTACTTTGGAGAAGGTTATCTCACCCCCTTAAAGCGTCGAATGGCGGACGAAAAAGgatacgtgtcgcttagtgTTCAGTCCACCGTAACGtttgagaaaagaaatgaaatcggagaTATCGACCTGGGATATCTTCCTTGTAATTGTAGGTGATTAAAACTTGTGCGTCTTGTAGAGCCAAACAAGGTCTGCCCGGCCCTCCTGCCTAAGGACAAAGCGGATGTAGAGGCCGCCCAAGTCAGCGGCCGCGGGGTCGCCGCCGACATCCTCTCGCGGAACAATTAAGGGGGATTCGCGTTCTGGAAAAGGCATCGGGACGTTCGGAGCGGCCGCAGCTGGGGCGGCCGCGGCTGTAGGTTAGTTGCTACCCGAGTTTTGTTTCTGGTCCGAACCGACGTCACTTCCGCTTGAGCTCAGGGTCGTGTTGCTGCCGTAAGGGTCGAGCGAGGACTGCACCGACATACTCCTACCCTGACGCCTCACTCTGTGTGGGGAGAGTTTCCCGGGGTCGACACTGGTTGGGTCTGCCTGCAACAACCCTTTAGTCAAGTGCCGTACCCTCCCGCTTCCTCGCTTCGGGGAGGCGCGACCCGTTTCCAAACGATCGACACCTCGCAGAGTCAAGACACGCACCTGATAGGCCAATGCGTTCATGATTATGTTGTCGGGCACAAGACCCAGCGGGTGAACCTCCCGCATCAGTACGTTCGCCGGTATTTTTTGGAACTGTATGTAGACCAGGAAGTTACCGATCACGTCCTTCAGCGGAGTGTTCTGGTTGCTGTCGAAGTACTTCTTGCTCCACATCAGCGCGGCCTGCGGTTTAAAATGGACTCGTTTAATTTCAACGATACGCGAGAGAGGGACGTTGACCGTTTACCTGAAACTTGGTGAACTCTTCGGCGACGAGTTCTTCCCTGGCCAGTATCAACCGGACCACGTGCTGAGGCAGGAGGGTGAACGAGCCCAGATTTAACACCTCGTTCCCGTGCTTGTCGACGAACTCCAGGACCTTTTACACAGGCCAATGAGAAGTGCCGTTAGCGCTGAACCATTTGACATTGCAGAGATGATTTTATCACCAGAGAAAGGGTTAGCTCTACGGTTCAACCGACCTTTTGCACCAGCGATTTCGTACATTTGTACTGAATGTACCGCTCCGCCGAAGCCAAAAGAGCGCAGACCGTGTCGACCGTTATGCAGCACTGAACGAAACCGGCGCAAGCTCTCCTGAGCTCGTCAAGTCCGTAGTAATCGGCAGCGTTCATCACGCCTGGGAGAAAAGAATGGGGAAAAATTAGTGATTACAGAGGTTCGTCGTTGACCTATTGATTGGGAAAAACTGACCCAGCAGAGTTCTCGGTTGAAGAGTGACGCATCCGGTGTGGATGTACTCGATGAGCTGGCGAAACACGTCGGGTTCGAACTCCTCTATGATCAGAGTGTGATGCTGGTTCGACTGTGGCTGCGATGAAGAAATACTGTCATTAGCGGGTTCGAGCGTTGTCCGATTCAAGGTATGAAATTCGGTACGATCAGTAGCATAAATAATATGCTGATGCAAGTACGTTAGCTATAAGTGTAACAGAATCGAAAGAGAGAGTCCATGCTGAGCGACTGTAGAAGAGAAGATATTGCTGGTGATGTTTTTGTGCGGAACAAGCGATAGTGGTTAATTATGGAGTACCTGATCGTCAAACATTGAACGAACGTGTAGCCGTGCTTTACGCCCCGCAGTCTTTTCTCAAATAACTTTCACAATAACGACAGTCACGAACAGTGTAGCGAGTTGCGGTACGACTgcggtgaaataatttaacaaaCAACCAAAGCTCACTATAATCAATCCTGGTGCAAGCACACTATCCATACATTAAAAGTAAGAGCACATTGCAACAGGCACGAACCAAGTCGGGGTGAGAATTCGACAATTGGTGTTGGTAGAGAAAATTATTTAGTGATCAGTTCAAGCCAGCGTAAATTTTGCCtatgtaggtatatcagtTCCGATTATTTGTTCCTTTGTTCGTTGGCCGTTAAttgatgtgaaattaaaacaaattttacacTGACTTTGCCCGGTACTGAAGATACTTGGGACCGATGCTACCTAACTCGGTTATGCTTGACTCTATCATCTaccatacatgtatacatgtaagtacgtgtgtgaaaatataaaGGCATACTTCAGCTCCTACTAGATGACTAATTGATAGGAGTTTTATGATTAAATAGGTGATTAAAGTACCTCTTGAATGGGGGCCAGCTGCTGCGCGAAGCCTGATCGCTACACGACACATAACAAATACACACTTACTATtgctattttgaatttgtaacACCGAAGCCCGTGTTGCGGCTAACAATTTACGCCAACCGCGGTTTACGCAACACCGTCGTCAACAACGGGTAGGGTCGTATTTCATGAGCTATTAGTTTCATTTCACGTTCAAAAAATCAACCCTCAACTCGGctgtgatttcttttttcttttaccttgtggttttcattttatctttttttctctccagtggtcaaatttgaatattttcaaggtGTCGAGTAGTTTCGttttacacatatacacaGAATGCGGTGTTGATAAAATATATCGATAATCAGGTGAAtcagggatgaaaaaaaaaaaaaaaacggggcTGATCCGTTCTTCCGTATCATACGCAAACGAACCGTTGTTAATGTTTACtgtttttgtataaaatttactGCACAATAATGTATTACACGAGTACGTGTAGAGGTAAGTGGTGTCACTCAAAGCGAAAAAATCGATCATTCGAAGCCTTGCAGCATTCTTGTATTGAGCCTAAGCACAATTGTATGTTACAGTGTTATGCGTGTCTGCCTAATCATTCgtcaaatatcaaaatatagATCTTTATCAATCCGTTTCACCGTATAATCTGCGCTCCCGAGTTTATACTCTCGGCCTTTGCACACTTGGGCCACAATATCGGCGAATTCTTACGAAGCGGAGATGTTAGTATTTTTGGTTATACCTGTTGAGTGGCGTTCTGGAGATTGAGCAGTGGCTCCGAGCTTCGTTTCAGGAAGAGACGTATCTTGTTCTCCTTGGGTGGTGGGTCCTTTTTGCGCTGTGGGCTGGGCGCCTGGTAAAGCATCTTGTGAAAGACCCTGAAACAGATAATGCCAATGGCGTTGGAATACGCATCGGAGTCCATTTCCGGGGCGGGTTCGACGCGGTTTTTCACCTGCTACGAGCCGCCAGGACTGCCTTGACCGCGCAGACCGGCTCCCGGGTGTCACCGACGAGGAAGGTCACGTCGCAAAGCTCGGGCATGCTTGCCAGGAACTTCATGTCCTCGGCAAGTCCGCTCTTGTTCTCAAAGGTCGAGTAGTCCGGTTCGTCCAGCAGCGAGTCCATCGCGCCTATCATTCCAAGGCCACGGCCGAGGCCGAGGCCCGATCCCGACGCCTCAGGCATGGACCCAGAGCTCTCCtgggaccgtaatttttacacctCATAGATAAGGACCCTGGCCATTTGACACCGGAGCTTCTCGTTAATTACCTGTTGCTGGAGTCCCGGTGCCCGCTCGCCCACCGGGCTGTTTTTCCCTCGAAAAAACACTTTACCTCACTTCACTAATTGCGGCAAATTCTCGTTACGCATATTATACGCTTTGTGGACCTCGGTGCCTTTTTATTCACACCCCAGACTCCGAGGGAAGAAGACCGCGGCACGAACCTGCCTGTGCAACAGTTTGTCATGTATGATATATAAGTTCAAGTTGGAATGATTGTAGCGTCGGGAAATCTGAACGCCTGTATAAAGGTTCTTCGTTATTGCAGAAACATGCGGTATTGTAATATGCTTATCAACCCGTCGGTTCGAAAGTTGTTCTAATCCAACAGCTATGCATCAGGAATTCTGAGTTCAACCGAAAGTTGTGATAATATCACGGTGttgcagtttttattttcaataatttcaattcagtACACAAACAGCGTGGCGTACTTGCCTGTGTcttgacaagaaaaaaaaaaaagaaaatcaaaaccCGAAGGAAGTTATGCAGATTAAGGAGAGGTGGCGAAAAGCTGTATTACGCAACATGTCACGTTACCTGTCGTCTTCAAGTTTGCGCGTCACTGATTACCCTGCGAAGGGGCATAATATTAATTGCACACCCGTAAAACGCGTGTAACGAATGATTTTCAACGGATTGAATAACCTGGATGCAAGGTTGAAAACTCGTGATCGACAATTCTGTGCGCGAAACTAGCTGGGCATGAACCTGCTTGTGATAAAATGAAGTTTGTTTATCCTGATGTGCGCTAGTGCCGATGAGTTATCTAGGCAGAGGGTCTACCTATGAATGAATACCGTATCTGAACTACGGAACGGCGTTTCTATCGGTGCACTTCTTACCCTATAGACTCGCCTCTCCACACTCTGCGGCCAACCTTCATCACCGGCGCCTGCGCCGCGACGCCGTCGAGCCTGCGCCCATCCGACTCTCGGTTGTTTATTGAAGAACTTTTAATTCGAGATAAAAATTATCCCCTCGGGAACAAAggtaaagaagagaaaaaaaaagaaagaaggaaaaaacagtgaaaaaaaaaataaaaaattacaccaGGCGTCAGCACGGcctggaaatttttcatcgcagCTATTTAATCACGGTGTAATCATCCCTCGCGTATATTGATTAAACCGCGGATCATAAGGACAAGGTATAAAATGACCGTTCGTTAGAAACGATCGTCactttcaattatttactCGACGAAATAATTTCAGCCGCACAAATTCTCAATCGCTGAAGCTTAAACCTTAGGAAATTGGTTTCTGCTATGCGGAATTCCAGCCGGAcgataatgaataattatcgaCGAAACCGCCGGGCTCAGTTCCGCGACTCGGTGGTAAATTCGCCGAAGGTCTTGTGAAATCGAGTTTGTTCGGGGGTTGAGACCCTGGCCGGTAGCGTAAGATACAACGTCCTCGAGGTTCAGGCGTAAGTATGTGTGCCGTCTACACGCAAGGTGGAACCAAGTTCCAGGAGCTCTGACTTGCTGGGGGCGTTATTGAATGGGGAACGGAAGAGGGTGGGATGACCGCCACACACTTACAGGTCTACGTGCAAAGGGTGACCCAGAATCCGGTGACATTGACGCGCCCTAAACTGGGTCACCCAGGGAGCGTCGTTGACGTCACGACCGTGCGGTTTCTCCCTGGGCGAGATGAGCCCTCGACGACGAGGTGTTCCCATTATATACGACAATATTCATCCTTTATCTTACTCTtctctcgaaattttcaatcacgttATTGCGCTCTTATCGGTATACCTGGCTATTCTCGTTTTATTAAGACTTGAAAGATTCTCATCGGATTTCTAATAACATTATCAGATTATAAGACTCGTGTATTTTCAGCGGTATAATAATCCGATTATCATCTGGATTGATTGAAATCACGTTTCACTTTGTTTCATCTGGCACGCGCAGGCGCGTGTAATAGATTACGACCCGTTTTACGCTCCTCCCCCACCCCTGAGAGATTTCGCATTCGATACTTGTTTGATACATTTGGGTACGTCTGAACTCGAATGCCAGAAATCCGATCCACCGCAGTCATTCATATTTCCACGCAAACTTTTTATCTCCCTCAAGCTCGCTGTCTGCCTCTTTCTAGAGAGATCAATACTTGCTGCCTGCAACAAGTAGCTGCATATTTTCATCTACatgttatacattatacgAAGGTGCGTGTAACACC is a window of Neodiprion pinetum isolate iyNeoPine1 chromosome 4, iyNeoPine1.2, whole genome shotgun sequence DNA encoding:
- the LOC124216889 gene encoding serine-enriched protein isoform X2, whose protein sequence is MPEASGSGLGLGRGLGMIGAMDSLLDEPDYSTFENKSGLAEDMKFLASMPELCDVTFLVGDTREPVCAVKAVLAARSRVFHKMLYQAPSPQRKKDPPPKENKIRLFLKRSSEPLLNLQNATQQPQSNQHHTLIIEEFEPDVFRQLIEYIHTGCVTLQPRTLLGVMNAADYYGLDELRRACAGFVQCCITVDTVCALLASAERYIQYKCTKSLVQKVLEFVDKHGNEVLNLGSFTLLPQHVVRLILAREELVAEEFTKFQAALMWSKKYFDSNQNTPLKDVIGNFLVYIQFQKIPANVLMREVHPLGLVPDNIIMNALAYQADPTSVDPGKLSPHRVRRQGRSMSVQSSLDPYGSNTTLSSSGSDVGSDQKQNSGSN
- the LOC124216889 gene encoding serine-enriched protein isoform X1, yielding MPEASGSGLGLGRGLGMIGAMDSLLDEPDYSTFENKSGLAEDMKFLASMPELCDVTFLVGDTREPVCAVKAVLAARSRVFHKMLYQAPSPQRKKDPPPKENKIRLFLKRSSEPLLNLQNATQQRSGFAQQLAPIQEPQSNQHHTLIIEEFEPDVFRQLIEYIHTGCVTLQPRTLLGVMNAADYYGLDELRRACAGFVQCCITVDTVCALLASAERYIQYKCTKSLVQKVLEFVDKHGNEVLNLGSFTLLPQHVVRLILAREELVAEEFTKFQAALMWSKKYFDSNQNTPLKDVIGNFLVYIQFQKIPANVLMREVHPLGLVPDNIIMNALAYQADPTSVDPGKLSPHRVRRQGRSMSVQSSLDPYGSNTTLSSSGSDVGSDQKQNSGSN
- the LOC124216889 gene encoding serine-enriched protein isoform X3, with the protein product MPEASGSGLGLGRGLGMIGAMDSLLDEPDYSTFENKSGLAEDMKFLASMPELCDVTFLVGDTREPVCAVKAVLAARSRVFHKMLYQAPSPQRKKDPPPKENKIRLFLKRSSEPLLNLQNATQQRSGFAQQLAPIQEPQSNQHHTLIIEEFEPDVFRQLIEYIHTGCVTLQPRTLLGVMNAADYYGLDELRRACAGFVQCCITVDTVCALLASAERYIQYKCTKSLVQKVLEFVDKHGNEVLNLGSFTLLPQHVVRLILAREELVAEEFTKFQAALMWSKKYFDSNQNTPLKDVIGNFLVYIQFQKIPANVLMREVHPLGLVPDNIIMNALAYQTQPVSTPGNSPHTE